The following are encoded together in the Planococcus antarcticus DSM 14505 genome:
- a CDS encoding NupC/NupG family nucleoside CNT transporter, with product MNLLWGIFGVFVVLGIAFLLSSGKKSIKPRTILGGLAIQITFAFMVLEWEFGRKMLLGLSNLVQNVIDYAGEGIAFVFGPAADVQGFGFVFAFQVLTIIIFFSSLISVLYYLGIMQLVIKLLGGALSKLLGTSKAESISAAANIFVGQTEAPLVIRPFIAGMTKSELFAVMTGGLASVAGSTLAGYALLGVPLEYLLAASFMAAPAGLIMAKMMMPETEEVEEKEFVMEKDEASVNVVDAAARGASDGLQLALNVGAMLLAFIALIALLNGILGGIAGQFGFEGLTIQSILGVIFAPLAWAIGVPWAEAVQAGSFIGQKLVLNEFVAYSAFAPEIANLSPKTVIVVSFALCGFANLSSLAILLGGLGAIAPGRRPDIARLGIRAVAAGVLASLLSAAIAGMFV from the coding sequence GTGAATTTATTGTGGGGCATCTTTGGCGTATTCGTTGTTCTTGGAATCGCCTTCTTATTATCAAGCGGCAAGAAGTCTATTAAGCCACGGACAATACTCGGCGGATTAGCCATCCAAATCACGTTTGCATTTATGGTGTTGGAATGGGAATTTGGAAGAAAGATGTTGTTGGGTCTCTCGAATCTAGTTCAGAACGTCATTGATTATGCAGGTGAAGGAATCGCTTTCGTATTCGGTCCAGCGGCTGATGTACAAGGCTTCGGTTTTGTTTTTGCTTTCCAAGTATTGACGATTATCATTTTCTTTTCTTCTTTAATTTCTGTACTTTATTATTTGGGGATCATGCAACTCGTCATCAAACTTCTGGGAGGCGCATTGTCGAAGCTTCTTGGAACCAGTAAAGCGGAATCGATTTCAGCAGCGGCGAATATTTTCGTTGGTCAAACGGAAGCGCCGCTTGTCATTCGCCCGTTTATCGCGGGAATGACTAAGTCTGAATTATTTGCAGTCATGACAGGTGGACTAGCTTCTGTAGCCGGTTCTACTTTGGCGGGTTACGCACTTCTTGGTGTACCGCTTGAATACTTGCTGGCTGCAAGCTTCATGGCTGCTCCAGCCGGTTTGATCATGGCTAAAATGATGATGCCGGAAACAGAGGAAGTCGAAGAAAAAGAGTTTGTTATGGAAAAAGATGAAGCTTCAGTTAACGTTGTAGATGCGGCAGCACGTGGTGCATCTGACGGTCTTCAATTGGCGTTGAATGTTGGTGCGATGCTGCTTGCGTTCATCGCGTTAATCGCTTTGTTGAATGGTATACTTGGCGGGATTGCTGGTCAATTTGGCTTTGAGGGTCTGACAATCCAAAGCATTTTGGGTGTCATCTTCGCCCCTCTTGCATGGGCAATTGGTGTACCTTGGGCTGAAGCAGTTCAAGCAGGCAGCTTTATTGGACAAAAATTGGTGCTAAATGAATTTGTTGCGTACTCAGCTTTTGCTCCTGAAATTGCCAACTTGTCACCTAAAACGGTCATCGTTGTCAGCTTTGCTCTTTGCGGATTTGCAAACTTGAGTTCATTGGCAATTTTGCTTGGCGGACTTGGTGCGATTGCACCAGGCCGTCGTCCAGATATCGCTCGTCTCGGCATCCGTGCCGTTGCGGCAGGAGTGCTCGCTTCACTACTGAGTGCAGCGATTGCCGGAATGTTCGTTTAA
- a CDS encoding DHA2 family efflux MFS transporter permease subunit has translation MAEIQQKKVDDNIANGPFLAVLMAGVFIAILNQTLLATALPSIMDDLSITANTAQWLTTVFMLVNGVMIPITAFLIGKFSTRNLFFVAMGLFATGTIICAFAPGFSVLMVGRIVQAAGAGIMMPLTQTVLFIIFPVEKRGQAMGLFGLVISFAPAIGPTLSGWVVGQYPWRALFYIVIPIALLDLILAYFFLKNVTKQTFPTLDLLSIGLSTLGFGGILYGFSSGGSLGWDSLAVAASIVIGIVSLLFFIRRQYRLDEPILEFRVFSYGIFTLSTVLSVIVFISMIGSATILPIYMQNMHGFTALESGLMLLPGAIIMGLMNPITGRIFDKFGGKWLAVVGLSIVTVSTFQFTVLTATTSFLYLTVMHAIRMFGVAMVMMPVTTAGLNQLPERLIPHGTAMSNTMRQVSGSIGTALLVTIMTSTALDPEQYGVQGLIRGVNISFAVVGVLSIIGVGLAFFLRKTSPGMEQEGGETE, from the coding sequence ATGGCAGAAATTCAACAGAAGAAAGTAGACGATAATATTGCAAATGGCCCTTTTCTGGCAGTGCTAATGGCTGGAGTCTTTATAGCCATTCTCAATCAAACCCTGCTGGCAACAGCTTTGCCCAGTATCATGGACGACTTGAGTATTACCGCCAACACAGCGCAATGGTTGACGACGGTATTTATGCTGGTTAATGGGGTTATGATTCCAATTACCGCTTTTTTGATTGGAAAATTTTCTACACGTAACTTGTTTTTTGTAGCGATGGGTCTATTTGCGACAGGCACAATCATTTGTGCTTTTGCTCCAGGATTCTCAGTTCTCATGGTCGGTCGAATTGTTCAAGCAGCGGGTGCAGGCATCATGATGCCTTTAACCCAGACCGTACTGTTCATTATATTTCCAGTGGAAAAGCGCGGACAGGCTATGGGCTTATTCGGTTTGGTCATTTCTTTCGCCCCAGCAATCGGTCCAACACTGTCAGGCTGGGTCGTCGGGCAGTACCCTTGGCGTGCCTTGTTCTATATCGTGATTCCGATTGCACTGCTGGATCTAATTCTGGCATATTTTTTCCTGAAAAATGTCACCAAGCAGACTTTCCCAACTTTGGATCTCTTATCGATAGGACTGTCGACTCTGGGCTTCGGTGGAATTCTTTACGGCTTCTCGAGTGGCGGTTCACTTGGGTGGGACAGTCTTGCAGTGGCGGCCTCTATTGTAATCGGTATCGTTTCGTTGCTATTCTTTATCCGCCGCCAGTATCGACTAGATGAGCCAATTCTGGAATTCCGAGTGTTTTCCTATGGTATTTTCACCTTATCAACGGTGCTGAGTGTTATTGTATTTATTTCTATGATCGGCAGCGCGACAATTCTGCCGATTTATATGCAGAATATGCATGGCTTTACGGCACTCGAATCGGGGTTGATGCTGCTCCCAGGGGCAATCATTATGGGTTTGATGAATCCCATCACCGGCAGAATTTTTGATAAATTCGGCGGCAAGTGGTTGGCTGTTGTCGGCTTATCGATTGTGACGGTTTCGACTTTCCAGTTTACGGTGCTGACGGCGACAACTTCTTTCCTTTACTTGACCGTCATGCACGCCATCCGGATGTTTGGTGTTGCCATGGTTATGATGCCGGTGACGACGGCTGGGCTCAATCAGTTGCCAGAGCGGCTAATCCCTCATGGCACAGCAATGAGCAATACAATGCGGCAAGTATCGGGGTCGATTGGTACGGCACTTTTGGTAACCATCATGACTAGTACAGCGCTAGATCCTGAACAATACGGAGTACAGGGATTGATACGCGGCGTCAACATTTCGTTTGCTGTAGTTGGTGTCTTGAGTATTATTGGAGTGGGTTTGGCTTTTTTCCTCAGAAAAACCAGTCCTGGAATGGAGCAAGAGGGTGGAGAAACAGAATAA
- a CDS encoding efflux RND transporter permease subunit, with translation MKYILDRGKLFIFLILILSIVGAYVFITLPQREIPETPSSLVLISTILPGAGPEEVETSITNPLESEIQKVDGIASLQSVSANSASIITLEIEDGENPDELINSIQQQAGNATSGFPDNASETTVEKLDLTFPLVSYMFYGDKEELANMEDALSTLSEEVEAVSGVAGTTVKGLNSQQVLIELNSEELAANQLQPFEVLQSLQQANQPLSLGTHDNGNEQVSLTVQQGQGIEKLKELQVGAAAVPLADVATIETVDQETEDIVTFEGEDAISYTVFLQTGQDVPAVDDNVSEIIEEFAGDLPAGVQAEKYESQADNVNEIFDGLYVSLAIAVLAVLIVTTAGLTLYGSFAVALTVLVSVLIGMIPIPWLGVDLNQISVIGLIIAIGILVDDSIVVNDNIQRRYKLGDSALDGAITGVREVYPSIISSSLAIVVTFSPLLLLSGGNGAFIKALPSILITTILASTVLSITLVPMMQYLKTKRRAKKISDTPGFLGKPLEKIALFYSNKVLRGVLKRPLLVGVGGLLVATGLLSLALFTPFEFFPAADREEVTMNVRLAEGTTIENTDEFLASLTEEVESEDDNIAEISIFSGEGLPNLFASSMNNTGGNTGQVVFRIDRDQTTAADFIDKWQPELRERFPEAEIFLDTIVQGPPVGAPVTVDITGEDIEELASLRDQLKEQMLAEGATIVTDNLGDPVPAIEYVPNQDALQENKIALSSVTNQLQLLTQGVPLYTIYESQMPYQVFLKQSGIDEGQPIDLSQFEVPALSQQGPPTLVPMDELLTPEDTTKLSQVPHKEAERSITLRAFGDVADFENKMLAVVDTERESLPEGYELSTGGENSDQEAFFAEISILFLVVILLVYLVIAFQFKSFSLPFLVLIAVYLGVSGAILGLFLTQTPLSFLGVMGIVSLTGIVVRNAVVLIDFVETRRLSGNFDIKEAIIESGYARIKPILLTTITSIIALVPIALSGDPLFEPLAVTIIAGLAFSSLFTLVMIPALYLVFYRVNRRRNKIAE, from the coding sequence ATGAAGTATATACTAGACCGAGGCAAGTTATTCATATTTTTAATTTTAATTCTGTCGATTGTAGGGGCGTATGTCTTTATCACATTACCTCAACGTGAGATTCCCGAAACACCGTCAAGCCTAGTTTTGATTTCAACAATCTTGCCGGGTGCAGGACCGGAGGAAGTGGAAACTTCCATAACCAATCCGCTGGAAAGTGAAATCCAAAAGGTAGATGGCATTGCCTCGCTGCAATCAGTGTCTGCCAATTCTGCTTCCATTATTACGTTGGAAATAGAAGACGGTGAAAATCCGGATGAGTTAATCAACAGCATCCAGCAGCAAGCAGGAAATGCCACATCAGGGTTCCCTGATAACGCATCAGAGACAACGGTAGAAAAACTAGATTTAACTTTTCCTTTAGTCTCATATATGTTCTATGGAGACAAAGAAGAACTGGCAAATATGGAAGATGCTTTATCGACGCTTTCTGAGGAAGTGGAAGCCGTTTCTGGAGTTGCTGGAACAACGGTTAAAGGCTTGAATTCACAGCAAGTTCTGATTGAACTTAATAGTGAAGAGTTAGCAGCTAACCAGCTTCAGCCATTTGAAGTGCTCCAATCGCTTCAACAAGCGAATCAGCCATTGTCTCTTGGAACACACGATAACGGCAATGAGCAAGTCAGCCTGACTGTGCAACAAGGTCAAGGCATCGAGAAACTAAAAGAACTGCAAGTAGGTGCAGCAGCAGTTCCACTTGCAGATGTTGCGACGATCGAAACGGTAGATCAAGAAACGGAAGATATTGTCACGTTCGAAGGCGAAGACGCCATTTCGTATACCGTCTTTTTGCAGACAGGACAGGATGTTCCTGCTGTAGATGATAATGTCTCTGAAATTATTGAAGAATTTGCAGGAGATCTGCCAGCCGGAGTGCAAGCAGAGAAATATGAATCTCAAGCGGATAATGTGAATGAAATCTTCGACGGCCTATATGTTTCATTGGCTATCGCTGTATTAGCTGTTTTGATTGTCACGACAGCTGGATTAACTTTGTATGGATCTTTTGCGGTTGCGTTAACCGTGCTAGTTTCGGTACTAATCGGGATGATTCCGATTCCATGGCTGGGCGTTGACTTAAACCAGATTTCAGTTATCGGTCTCATTATTGCGATCGGTATTCTAGTCGATGACAGTATCGTGGTCAATGATAATATTCAGCGGCGTTATAAGCTAGGTGATTCAGCACTTGATGGAGCCATTACCGGTGTCCGCGAAGTGTACCCATCTATTATTTCTTCTAGTTTGGCGATTGTCGTCACATTTTCACCGTTATTGCTGTTGTCAGGTGGTAATGGTGCGTTTATCAAGGCCTTGCCAAGTATTTTAATTACGACGATTTTAGCTTCAACGGTGCTATCGATTACACTTGTACCAATGATGCAATATTTGAAAACGAAACGAAGAGCGAAAAAAATTTCGGATACTCCTGGATTTTTAGGGAAACCACTCGAGAAAATCGCTTTGTTTTATTCAAATAAAGTATTGCGTGGCGTATTAAAACGCCCTCTACTTGTTGGAGTCGGAGGCTTGTTGGTCGCGACTGGGCTATTGTCCCTTGCGCTCTTTACGCCTTTTGAATTTTTCCCAGCAGCTGACCGCGAAGAAGTAACAATGAATGTCCGCCTGGCAGAAGGCACAACGATTGAAAATACCGATGAATTTCTTGCTAGTTTGACAGAAGAAGTCGAATCTGAAGATGACAACATTGCTGAAATCTCAATCTTTTCGGGTGAAGGCTTGCCGAACTTGTTTGCATCTTCAATGAATAATACAGGAGGCAACACAGGTCAAGTGGTATTCCGCATTGACCGTGACCAAACAACCGCTGCTGATTTTATCGATAAATGGCAGCCCGAGTTACGCGAGCGTTTCCCAGAAGCAGAAATTTTCTTGGATACGATTGTTCAAGGTCCACCTGTAGGGGCTCCAGTTACAGTGGATATTACAGGTGAAGATATTGAAGAGTTAGCATCTCTCCGCGACCAATTAAAAGAACAGATGCTTGCAGAAGGCGCTACGATTGTTACAGACAATTTAGGTGATCCGGTTCCAGCGATTGAGTATGTGCCGAATCAAGATGCGCTACAAGAAAACAAGATCGCACTTAGTTCAGTAACCAATCAACTGCAGCTTTTGACACAAGGTGTGCCTCTATACACCATTTATGAAAGTCAAATGCCGTATCAAGTGTTCTTAAAGCAATCCGGCATTGACGAAGGTCAACCAATTGATTTGTCTCAATTCGAGGTTCCGGCACTTAGTCAACAAGGACCACCGACATTGGTTCCGATGGATGAGTTGCTAACACCAGAAGACACAACGAAATTGTCACAAGTGCCGCATAAAGAAGCGGAACGTTCGATTACGCTTCGTGCATTTGGTGACGTTGCTGACTTTGAAAACAAAATGCTAGCAGTCGTGGATACAGAGCGTGAGTCTTTGCCAGAAGGCTATGAATTATCAACGGGTGGAGAAAACTCTGATCAGGAAGCTTTCTTTGCTGAAATTAGCATCCTGTTCCTAGTGGTCATTTTGCTCGTGTATCTCGTTATCGCATTCCAGTTTAAATCGTTCAGCTTGCCATTCCTTGTCTTAATCGCCGTTTACTTAGGTGTTTCTGGTGCCATTCTTGGATTGTTCTTAACGCAAACGCCGCTAAGTTTCCTTGGCGTTATGGGAATTGTTTCGCTGACAGGAATCGTGGTACGAAACGCAGTCGTCTTGATCGACTTTGTAGAAACGCGTCGTCTATCGGGAAACTTCGATATTAAAGAAGCTATTATTGAATCTGGCTATGCTCGTATCAAACCCATTCTTTTGACAACCATTACATCGATTATTGCACTCGTGCCAATTGCGTTGTCAGGAGATCCACTGTTTGAACCATTGGCTGTGACCATCATTGCCGGTTTGGCATTCTCCAGCCTGTTTACACTGGTGATGATTCCAGCGTTGTACCTGGTATTCTACCGGGTGAACCGACGCAGAAATAAAATTGCAGAATAA
- a CDS encoding TraB/GumN family protein: MMDDNITRIEYNGKELILIGTAHVSKASAEQVKAVIEAEQPDSVCIELDAQRYESVTQGSKWKETDIFKVIKDKKASLLLMNLAISSFQNRLADQFGIKPGQEMIQGIASAKEAGAELVLADRNIQVTFSRIWGNIGFMGKAQLLTSVFFSIFSKETISEEDLEKMKSQDTLNAVMDDFTQAFPKLKEPLIDERDQYLAQKIKNAPGKKIVAVLGAAHVPGIIKEVHNEHDLAKLSEVPPKSKWPKIIGWAIPLALVAMIAITFMNNPAAGIDQTISWILWTACLGAIGAAVAFGHPLAILTAFVGGPIGALHPLLAAGWFSGLAQAYIRRPNVGDFQTLSKDVFTLKGFWDNKVTRVLLVVVLTNVGTAAGNVIGGVDVIRLFFQNL; encoded by the coding sequence ATGATGGATGACAATATCACACGCATAGAATACAACGGCAAAGAATTGATCCTAATCGGTACGGCACATGTTTCTAAAGCTAGTGCAGAGCAGGTTAAAGCTGTTATCGAAGCAGAGCAGCCGGATTCAGTGTGCATCGAACTCGATGCGCAGCGCTATGAATCGGTTACGCAAGGCAGCAAATGGAAAGAGACAGATATTTTCAAAGTGATCAAAGACAAAAAAGCTAGCTTGCTTTTGATGAACTTGGCGATTTCTTCTTTTCAAAATCGACTCGCAGATCAGTTCGGGATTAAACCCGGACAAGAAATGATTCAAGGAATCGCGTCTGCTAAAGAGGCAGGAGCAGAACTCGTGCTGGCGGACCGCAATATCCAAGTGACGTTTTCGCGTATTTGGGGCAATATCGGCTTTATGGGAAAAGCACAGTTGTTGACATCTGTATTCTTCAGCATTTTCAGCAAAGAAACCATTTCAGAAGAAGATTTGGAAAAGATGAAATCACAAGATACGTTGAACGCGGTAATGGACGACTTTACACAAGCCTTTCCTAAACTAAAAGAGCCGCTTATTGATGAACGAGACCAGTATTTAGCGCAAAAAATAAAAAATGCGCCTGGAAAAAAAATCGTTGCGGTTCTTGGAGCAGCTCATGTGCCAGGCATTATCAAAGAAGTTCATAACGAACACGATTTAGCGAAGTTGTCGGAAGTTCCGCCAAAATCAAAATGGCCGAAAATCATCGGCTGGGCAATTCCGCTGGCGTTGGTCGCAATGATTGCCATTACTTTCATGAATAATCCGGCAGCCGGTATCGACCAAACCATTAGCTGGATCCTATGGACAGCCTGTCTTGGCGCTATTGGCGCTGCTGTAGCTTTTGGTCATCCATTAGCAATACTGACAGCTTTCGTCGGCGGACCAATCGGGGCACTGCACCCCCTTTTGGCTGCAGGCTGGTTTTCCGGGCTTGCGCAAGCCTACATTCGTCGCCCCAACGTTGGAGATTTTCAGACTTTATCGAAAGACGTGTTTACACTTAAAGGATTTTGGGACAATAAAGTCACGCGCGTTCTGTTGGTCGTTGTTTTGACAAATGTCGGAACTGCGGCAGGCAATGTCATCGGCGGCGTGGATGTTATCCGCTTGTTTTTCCAAAATCTATAA
- the ypfJ gene encoding KPN_02809 family neutral zinc metallopeptidase, with translation MEWKDRKASRNVEDRRGKGGVIVAGGGIGSILIVLLVAFLGGDPGVILDQSNGSSVSTSNQLYESTAQEEELAEFVSVVLADTEQAWTEVFEEEGMEYVEPTLVLYSGSVESACGTAGAAVGPFYCPGDYKLYIDLSFYNELHTQFQAPGDFAMAYVVAHEVGHHVQNLLGVMEEVQPLRNQLSEEEYNKVQVRLELQADYLWGVWANHAQGMGYLEEGDLEEALTAASAVGDDTIQQRARGYVVPESFTHGSSEQRQRWFKKGFKAGNLKEGDTFKATDL, from the coding sequence ATGGAATGGAAAGACAGAAAAGCCAGTAGAAACGTTGAAGACAGAAGAGGGAAAGGTGGTGTAATAGTAGCAGGAGGCGGCATCGGCAGTATTTTGATTGTGCTGTTAGTAGCATTTTTAGGCGGTGACCCGGGTGTCATTCTTGATCAATCAAATGGATCATCAGTGTCGACTTCAAACCAGCTGTACGAGTCAACAGCGCAAGAAGAAGAGTTGGCTGAATTTGTTTCAGTCGTTTTGGCTGATACCGAACAGGCCTGGACGGAAGTATTCGAAGAAGAAGGAATGGAATATGTCGAGCCGACATTGGTGCTTTACAGCGGAAGTGTTGAGTCTGCATGTGGGACGGCAGGTGCAGCCGTCGGTCCATTTTATTGTCCAGGCGACTACAAACTTTATATTGATTTGAGTTTTTACAATGAACTACACACCCAATTTCAAGCACCAGGCGATTTTGCTATGGCCTATGTAGTGGCACACGAAGTCGGACACCACGTCCAGAATCTTCTTGGTGTCATGGAAGAAGTGCAGCCTCTCCGCAACCAACTAAGCGAAGAAGAATACAATAAAGTGCAAGTTCGCTTGGAACTGCAAGCTGATTATTTATGGGGTGTTTGGGCAAATCATGCACAAGGCATGGGCTATCTAGAAGAAGGCGACCTAGAAGAAGCACTGACAGCGGCAAGTGCTGTAGGAGACGACACCATTCAACAACGTGCGCGTGGTTACGTAGTACCCGAAAGTTTTACACACGGCAGTTCCGAACAACGCCAAAGATGGTTCAAAAAAGGCTTTAAGGCCGGCAATTTAAAAGAAGGCGACACATTTAAAGCGACTGATTTGTGA
- a CDS encoding class I SAM-dependent methyltransferase, which yields MNEQTYEYQLNIVTEGNQQGFTDSLHHNRYEPTPYELLDKLFQNYSLSSGDRLVDVGCGKGRLNFYVHHLFGAKSAGIEMNPVFYTEALENKKRYLKKHAAAESSINFYNCLAQEYSIVAQDTIFYFFNPFSVEIFIAFINKILISVETNSRKVEVILFFASQEYSDFLETSTVFQLIKEIQLPDFHKNPRERFLIYRLPKMD from the coding sequence ATGAACGAGCAGACCTATGAATACCAGTTGAACATCGTAACAGAGGGAAACCAGCAGGGCTTCACGGATTCTTTGCACCATAACCGATACGAACCGACACCCTATGAGCTGCTGGACAAGCTATTCCAGAATTATAGCCTGTCCTCTGGAGACAGACTGGTGGATGTGGGATGTGGAAAAGGTCGCTTAAACTTTTATGTGCATCATTTATTTGGTGCAAAAAGTGCAGGTATCGAAATGAATCCAGTGTTCTACACCGAAGCTCTCGAAAATAAAAAACGATATTTGAAAAAGCATGCTGCTGCGGAGTCTAGCATTAACTTTTATAATTGCTTGGCACAGGAATATTCGATCGTAGCACAAGACACTATATTTTATTTTTTTAACCCTTTTTCCGTGGAGATCTTTATTGCTTTTATCAATAAAATTTTAATCTCAGTCGAAACAAACTCACGGAAAGTAGAAGTGATCCTGTTTTTTGCCTCACAGGAATACAGCGACTTTTTGGAAACTAGCACCGTTTTTCAATTGATAAAAGAAATCCAACTGCCCGATTTCCATAAAAATCCGCGCGAACGATTTTTAATTTATCGTCTGCCTAAAATGGATTAG
- the dapA gene encoding 4-hydroxy-tetrahydrodipicolinate synthase: MNFGQVITAMVTPFDQHGEIDFPATQKLIEHLIANGSDALVIAGTTGESPTLSTDEKVELFQFTVNIVAGRIPVIAGTGSNNTRASISLTRQAEESGVDGVMLVTPYYNKPSQEGMFQHFQAIAQSTRLPVMLYNIPGRSVVTMSPATIIRLSKIDNIVSVKEASGDLDATAEIIEKTAASFSVYSGDDSLTLPMLSIGGTGIVSVSAHIIGSAMQDMITSFKTGDVKTAAAIHRRLLPTMKALFAAPNPSPVKAALNMTGVQVGGVRLPMLSLTEEEASALRKSLPDLHSEAVTN, from the coding sequence ATGAATTTCGGCCAAGTAATTACAGCAATGGTAACACCATTCGATCAACATGGAGAAATTGACTTTCCGGCAACTCAGAAACTGATAGAGCATTTGATAGCGAACGGTTCAGATGCCCTTGTCATCGCGGGAACAACAGGTGAATCTCCGACTTTATCAACAGATGAAAAAGTAGAGTTGTTCCAGTTTACCGTCAACATCGTCGCCGGCAGAATCCCAGTCATCGCAGGGACCGGCTCAAACAATACGCGCGCATCCATTTCATTGACGAGACAAGCGGAAGAATCTGGCGTTGACGGCGTCATGTTGGTCACTCCTTATTACAACAAGCCGTCACAGGAAGGTATGTTCCAACATTTCCAGGCAATTGCCCAGTCTACACGTCTGCCAGTCATGCTTTACAATATTCCAGGGCGCAGCGTGGTCACTATGTCCCCAGCGACGATTATCCGCCTGTCCAAGATTGACAACATTGTTTCTGTCAAAGAAGCGAGCGGCGACTTAGATGCAACTGCAGAAATCATTGAAAAAACAGCGGCATCTTTTTCTGTCTACAGCGGTGATGACAGTCTGACTTTACCGATGCTGTCAATCGGCGGAACTGGTATCGTCTCAGTGTCTGCACATATTATCGGCAGCGCTATGCAGGACATGATTACTAGCTTTAAAACAGGTGACGTAAAAACAGCAGCGGCTATCCATAGACGTTTATTGCCGACCATGAAAGCATTGTTCGCTGCGCCAAATCCGTCTCCGGTCAAAGCAGCGCTCAACATGACCGGTGTCCAGGTAGGTGGTGTACGCTTGCCGATGCTTTCATTGACCGAAGAAGAAGCCTCAGCATTGCGTAAATCATTGCCAGATCTGCATTCAGAGGCTGTTACTAACTAA
- a CDS encoding STAS domain-containing protein has protein sequence MEKYNRLLGERVIADKALVAQLIHEEAVKHTPLEQLLEHKELVEVVKAARADFVELLGESIINSCDEEKVLAGIAAWGEATGNFFFENNMALDDAMAETSLYRKHIGKIIKTEAIHKKMDLPLLFNVMEFFHSLLDHAVYSYTNTYTGSYQRKLKSARKEFLELSAPVVPVSDQIAILPLVGSIEIDRARYILEKTLLSANQLKIKMLIVDLSGVVRVDSMVAEQIIKIVQSLKLVGVRSILTGIRPEIARTLAEIGVDLKDLEIGGSLKRVLEQMKDNEFKKR, from the coding sequence ATGGAAAAATACAATCGATTGCTGGGTGAACGGGTGATAGCAGATAAGGCATTAGTTGCTCAGTTAATTCATGAAGAAGCGGTCAAACACACTCCCCTTGAGCAATTGCTAGAGCATAAGGAATTAGTGGAGGTCGTCAAAGCAGCCAGAGCCGATTTTGTGGAATTGCTTGGAGAATCCATCATCAATAGCTGTGACGAGGAAAAAGTGCTTGCAGGTATCGCAGCTTGGGGAGAAGCGACAGGGAACTTCTTTTTTGAAAACAATATGGCATTGGATGATGCTATGGCGGAAACCTCGCTTTACCGCAAACACATCGGAAAAATCATTAAGACAGAAGCGATTCATAAAAAAATGGACCTTCCGCTTCTTTTTAATGTCATGGAGTTTTTCCATTCATTGCTGGATCATGCAGTATATTCGTATACAAATACTTACACGGGTTCGTATCAGCGGAAATTGAAATCGGCAAGAAAGGAATTTCTTGAACTGTCAGCACCGGTCGTCCCTGTCAGTGATCAGATTGCCATTTTGCCGTTAGTAGGCAGTATTGAAATTGACCGTGCCCGCTATATTCTGGAGAAGACACTGCTATCCGCCAATCAGCTGAAAATCAAGATGCTCATTGTAGATCTGTCGGGAGTGGTACGGGTAGACTCGATGGTGGCGGAACAAATTATCAAAATTGTCCAGTCGCTGAAGCTAGTTGGGGTACGGTCCATTCTGACTGGCATCCGACCCGAAATCGCCAGAACGTTGGCTGAAATTGGCGTCGATTTAAAAGACCTAGAAATTGGCGGCAGCTTAAAGCGGGTTTTGGAACAGATGAAAGATAACGAATTTAAAAAACGTTGA
- the rpsN gene encoding 30S ribosomal protein S14, with the protein MAKKSKVARHKKQQAMVERYAELRQELKEKGDFQALANLPKDSSPVRLNNRCGVTGRPRGFMRKFGMSRIVFRDLAHKGQIPGVKKASW; encoded by the coding sequence ATGGCTAAAAAATCAAAAGTTGCACGTCATAAAAAGCAGCAGGCAATGGTTGAACGATATGCAGAACTGCGTCAGGAACTGAAAGAAAAAGGTGACTTTCAGGCATTGGCAAATTTGCCGAAAGATTCATCTCCAGTCCGTTTAAATAATCGCTGCGGTGTGACAGGGAGACCACGCGGCTTTATGCGCAAGTTCGGCATGTCGCGGATCGTTTTTAGGGATTTGGCGCATAAAGGCCAGATTCCCGGTGTTAAAAAGGCCAGTTGGTAG
- the rpmG gene encoding 50S ribosomal protein L33 — MRVNITLACTETGDRNYNTTKNKRTNPERIELKKYSPRLKKVTIHRETK, encoded by the coding sequence ATGAGAGTCAATATAACATTAGCATGCACAGAAACCGGGGACCGAAATTACAACACAACGAAAAATAAGCGGACAAACCCGGAACGCATTGAATTGAAAAAATACAGTCCACGTCTCAAGAAGGTCACGATTCACCGTGAGACGAAATAA